A single region of the Psychrilyobacter piezotolerans genome encodes:
- a CDS encoding alanyl-tRNA editing protein, which produces MRLKITGSTKQKNRFLTHIEYIEGMEFYSEGKGGQLGDLGSVGETQVLEVDRNGNLFLDRELKLGEYEYLIDMDRRHEIGKNHTAQHLVSAYLKEKYDLDTVGFRMGEEYSTVDFPSLEIDEVKIRDLEAAMNRMITENLDVEILSYTREEAAQIESLRKSISDKVVGNVKVVKIGNFDLNACGGFHVKQTKDIGLFKVVNYEKTKKTLTRIYYKAGNRCYEDYYKKHEIIKKARTQLSSTVEEVNDKIDYLLEDSKSKTKELNGLYHDYSELLCEKLKVNAEIVGENKIIIYKKNDAVTKFFSKFIDGEKYSLIYGEEGNFTVMSRAINCSELKSNLEKLGYIVKGGGNSTRVNLRIDTNIEKIVDIFLKLL; this is translated from the coding sequence ATGAGACTAAAAATTACAGGATCGACCAAACAAAAAAATAGATTTTTAACCCATATAGAATATATAGAGGGAATGGAGTTTTATTCCGAGGGCAAGGGAGGACAGCTGGGAGATTTAGGCAGTGTAGGGGAGACACAGGTCTTAGAAGTAGACAGAAACGGAAACCTTTTTTTAGACAGGGAGTTAAAATTAGGAGAGTACGAGTACCTTATAGATATGGACAGACGACATGAGATAGGTAAAAATCATACGGCACAGCACCTGGTATCGGCTTATCTAAAGGAAAAATATGACCTGGATACTGTGGGATTCAGGATGGGAGAGGAATATTCCACTGTAGATTTTCCCAGTCTAGAGATAGATGAGGTAAAGATAAGAGATTTGGAAGCGGCCATGAATAGGATGATCACAGAGAACTTAGATGTGGAGATCTTGAGCTATACCCGTGAAGAAGCCGCTCAGATAGAATCTTTAAGAAAATCTATAAGTGATAAGGTAGTGGGGAACGTAAAGGTAGTTAAAATAGGAAATTTTGATTTAAATGCCTGTGGAGGGTTTCATGTAAAACAGACCAAGGATATAGGCTTATTTAAGGTAGTAAATTATGAAAAGACGAAAAAAACCTTAACGCGTATCTATTATAAGGCCGGGAACAGATGTTATGAAGATTATTATAAAAAACATGAAATTATAAAAAAAGCTAGAACCCAGCTCAGTTCCACAGTGGAGGAGGTAAATGACAAGATAGATTATTTGCTGGAAGACAGTAAATCTAAAACTAAGGAATTGAATGGTCTGTATCACGACTATAGTGAACTATTATGTGAAAAATTAAAGGTCAATGCAGAAATTGTAGGAGAAAATAAAATAATTATCTACAAAAAAAATGATGCAGTAACTAAGTTTTTTTCAAAGTTTATAGATGGGGAAAAATACTCTCTTATATATGGTGAAGAGGGGAATTTTACTGTGATGAGTAGGGCTATAAACTGCAGTGAATTGAAGAGTAATCTGGAAAAACTGGGGTATATTGTAAAAGGCGGAGGAAATTCCACAAGGGTTAATTTGAGAATAGATACAAATATAGAAAAAATAGTTGATATTTTTTTGAAATTACTTTAA